The genomic region GGCGTTGCTGCTGCTGTGGATGATCGTGCCGCTGGGCATGACCGTTTACTTTTCGATGATCCGCTACAACCTCCTCTACCCCGGTGAAAACGAATTCGTGGGGCTGGAGAACTTCAGCTACTTCCTGAGTGATTCGGGTTTCCTGCCCGGCGCCACCAACACCCTGTTGCTGGTGGGCAGCGTGTTGCTGATCAGCGTCGTGTTCGGCGTGTTGATCAGCGCGTTGCTGGAGGCCAGTGAGTTTCTCGGTCGCGGCATCGTGCGGGTGATGTTGATCTCGCCGTTCTTCATCATGCCCACCGTCGGTGCGCTGATCTGGAAGAACCTGATCTTTCACCCGGTCTCGGGGATTCTTGCCTATATCTGGAAGCTGTTCGGCGCGCAGCCGGTGGACTGGCTGGCGCACTACCCGCTGCTGTCGATCATCATCATTGTGTCCTGGCAATGGCTGCCCTTCGCGGTCCTGATTTTGATGACTGCCATGCAGTCCCTCGACCAGGAACAGAAAGAAGCCGCGCGCCTGGACGGTGCCGGCCCGATCGCCATCTTCTGGCACCTGACCTTGCCGCACCTGGCGCGGCCGATTGCGGTGGTGGTGATGATCGAAACCATCTTCCTGCTGTCGGTGTTC from Pseudomonas sp. GGS8 harbors:
- a CDS encoding carbohydrate ABC transporter permease: MDIPQPVRKSRLANPGWFLVSPSVALLLLWMIVPLGMTVYFSMIRYNLLYPGENEFVGLENFSYFLSDSGFLPGATNTLLLVGSVLLISVVFGVLISALLEASEFLGRGIVRVMLISPFFIMPTVGALIWKNLIFHPVSGILAYIWKLFGAQPVDWLAHYPLLSIIIIVSWQWLPFAVLILMTAMQSLDQEQKEAARLDGAGPIAIFWHLTLPHLARPIAVVVMIETIFLLSVFAEIFTTTNGGPGYASTNLAYLIYNQALVQFDVGMASAGGLIAVVIANIAAIVLVRMIGKNLTDKA